In Pseudomonas sp. MM213, a genomic segment contains:
- a CDS encoding tetratricopeptide repeat protein codes for MNRTGRALAMGCLLLLQPLLALAQAGGNSLLIPAMGRCTLNTQPQDLAQALAACQKASDEGDAQAQYELGEFYYDGKNTPRDLKKALDYFEKASLQGHAQAQFKLGTMFFHGEGVPANNVQAYIVLKMAAVNGAEEALDTADEVAEKMPREELEVATQVLGQIFRKYLMELQSADGRTPFSPLP; via the coding sequence ATGAACCGCACCGGCCGCGCCCTTGCAATGGGCTGCCTGTTGCTCCTTCAGCCCCTGCTCGCGCTCGCACAAGCAGGCGGCAACTCGTTGTTAATCCCAGCGATGGGTCGCTGCACCCTCAATACCCAGCCGCAAGACCTGGCACAGGCGCTCGCCGCCTGTCAGAAAGCGTCGGATGAAGGGGATGCGCAAGCGCAATACGAGTTGGGTGAGTTCTACTACGACGGCAAAAACACCCCGCGCGATCTGAAAAAAGCCCTGGATTACTTCGAAAAGGCCTCGCTGCAAGGCCATGCCCAGGCGCAATTCAAACTCGGCACCATGTTCTTCCACGGCGAAGGTGTACCGGCCAATAACGTTCAGGCGTACATCGTGCTGAAAATGGCGGCGGTCAATGGTGCGGAAGAAGCGCTGGATACGGCGGATGAAGTCGCCGAGAAGATGCCGCGTGAAGAGCTTGAAGTGGCGACTCAGGTGCTTGGGCAGATCTTCCGCAAGTACCTGATGGAATTGCAGAGCGCCGATGGGCGTACGCCTTTCTCGCCGCTTCCCTGA
- a CDS encoding DUF1820 family protein: protein MTKREAPIYKVIFLNQGQVYEMYAKQIYQSDLWGFLEVEEFVFGERTQVVVDPSEEKLKAQFEGVVRSFVPMHSIVRIDEVERLGTPKISEARGAVGNVMPFPMPMPEK from the coding sequence ATGACCAAACGTGAAGCTCCAATCTACAAGGTGATTTTCCTCAATCAGGGCCAGGTGTACGAAATGTACGCCAAGCAGATCTATCAAAGTGATCTGTGGGGCTTCCTTGAAGTGGAAGAGTTCGTCTTTGGCGAGCGCACGCAAGTGGTCGTCGACCCGAGCGAAGAGAAGCTCAAGGCTCAGTTCGAGGGCGTGGTGCGCAGTTTTGTGCCGATGCATTCGATCGTGCGCATCGACGAAGTCGAGCGTCTGGGCACCCCGAAAATCAGCGAAGCCCGTGGCGCGGTCGGCAATGTGATGCCGTTTCCGATGCCAATGCCTGAGAAGTAA